A genomic window from Cloacibacillus evryensis DSM 19522 includes:
- the eutC gene encoding ethanolamine ammonia-lyase subunit EutC — translation MVDQNMLKTIIEQVLTEMNLGNAAPVRSPAAAEVADVVKNSDGLTTESVVKVDDGFIPDVSAIDIRKQYLVETPLNRDAYYDLKQYAPARLGIGKAGARYKTLPVLEFRAAHSAAQDAVFSPMDLEFVEKLNLFVVRTMCTSKDEYLTRPDLGRKLTPEGVAMIKEKCKKNPTVQIFVSDGLSSAAVVANIPDLLPALMQGLQSYGIDVGTPFFVEYGRVGVEDEITEITGATVTCDLVGERPGLITAESMSAYITYKGTVGMPEARRTVISNIHKDGTPPVEAGAHIAEVIKIMLEKKASGTDLKL, via the coding sequence ATGGTAGATCAGAATATGCTTAAAACGATCATAGAGCAGGTACTGACGGAGATGAATCTTGGAAACGCCGCTCCGGTCCGGTCGCCGGCCGCCGCCGAGGTCGCGGACGTCGTTAAAAATTCCGACGGGCTGACCACGGAAAGCGTCGTGAAGGTGGACGACGGCTTCATCCCCGACGTTTCGGCGATCGATATCCGCAAACAGTATCTGGTGGAAACCCCGCTGAACCGCGACGCCTATTACGACCTCAAGCAGTACGCTCCCGCCCGCCTCGGCATCGGCAAAGCGGGCGCCCGCTACAAGACGCTGCCGGTGCTTGAGTTCCGCGCCGCGCACTCCGCGGCGCAGGACGCGGTATTCTCGCCGATGGATCTGGAGTTCGTCGAGAAGCTGAACCTCTTCGTCGTCCGCACCATGTGCACCAGCAAGGACGAATACCTGACGCGGCCGGACCTCGGCCGCAAGCTGACTCCCGAGGGAGTGGCGATGATAAAGGAAAAATGCAAGAAGAACCCCACGGTGCAGATATTCGTCTCCGACGGGCTCTCGTCGGCGGCGGTAGTGGCGAACATCCCCGACCTGCTTCCGGCTCTCATGCAGGGACTTCAGAGCTACGGCATCGACGTAGGCACTCCCTTCTTTGTGGAATATGGGCGCGTCGGCGTCGAGGATGAGATCACGGAGATCACGGGAGCCACCGTCACCTGCGACCTCGTGGGCGAACGCCCCGGCCTGATCACCGCCGAATCGATGTCGGCCTACATCACCTATAAGGGTACGGTCGGCATGCCCGAGGCACGAAGGACGGTAATCTCAAACATCCATAAAGACGGCACGCCGCCTGTCGAGGCGGGGGCCCACATCGCGGAAGTCATCAAGATAATGCTGGAAAAGAAGGCCAGCGGAACAGACCTGAAACTGTAA
- a CDS encoding 4Fe-4S dicluster domain-containing protein has product MELLEAIKWAGVVGEGGAGFPTYAKLDTRAECFIVNGAECEPLIETDKYLMRTFPDEIVAGTAAVSAHLGAKRTVIALKSKYKAESEALSRAIEKSGAAIEIVKMPAFYPAGDEHTMVYYVTGRSIPARGIPISVGCVVDNVGTMRSVYEALEGRPVTDKYLSVTGDVREPVMLRVPIGTYFRECVALAGTGLSEYAAVNGGPMMGLVLSEKEKIDAAVVTKTTGNILVLPPDHYLVERSKLKMQRIRLQSRSACIQCRYCTDLCPRWLIGQEMEPHLVMRGLWMESRIKDDAEFVRAFGDAMNCCSCGICELYACPMNLSPRRVNEYFKGVLRSRGLESKVEPHPAARGSFGDRLIPTERLVARLGLRDYYPGHAGRCIEYRPKEVFIPFRQSIGRAAEAVAENGARVRRGDLIAKAAEGLSSNIYASIDGTVTDIGVQGARIVSGV; this is encoded by the coding sequence ATGGAATTATTAGAGGCGATAAAATGGGCGGGGGTAGTCGGCGAGGGCGGCGCGGGCTTTCCGACCTACGCGAAGCTTGATACGCGGGCCGAGTGCTTCATCGTCAACGGGGCCGAATGCGAGCCGCTCATCGAGACGGACAAATACCTCATGCGCACCTTCCCCGACGAGATCGTCGCGGGGACGGCGGCGGTGTCCGCCCACCTCGGCGCCAAACGTACCGTTATCGCGCTCAAGTCAAAATACAAGGCGGAGTCGGAGGCCCTCTCGCGGGCGATCGAAAAAAGCGGCGCGGCAATCGAGATCGTGAAAATGCCCGCCTTCTACCCGGCGGGAGACGAGCATACAATGGTCTACTACGTGACGGGCCGCAGCATCCCCGCGCGTGGCATCCCGATCAGCGTCGGCTGTGTCGTGGACAACGTCGGAACGATGCGGAGCGTTTACGAGGCGCTTGAGGGCAGGCCGGTGACGGACAAATACCTCTCCGTCACCGGGGACGTGCGCGAGCCGGTCATGCTGCGCGTGCCGATCGGCACATATTTCCGCGAATGCGTGGCGCTCGCGGGGACCGGGCTCTCCGAATACGCGGCCGTCAACGGCGGCCCGATGATGGGGCTGGTCCTCTCGGAAAAAGAAAAGATCGACGCGGCGGTGGTGACGAAGACGACGGGCAATATACTCGTCCTGCCGCCCGACCATTACCTTGTGGAACGTTCAAAACTCAAGATGCAGCGGATACGCCTCCAGTCACGCAGCGCCTGCATACAGTGCCGCTACTGCACCGACCTCTGCCCGCGCTGGCTCATCGGGCAGGAGATGGAGCCCCACCTGGTGATGCGCGGGCTGTGGATGGAGAGCCGGATAAAAGACGACGCGGAATTCGTGCGCGCCTTCGGCGACGCGATGAACTGCTGCAGCTGCGGGATATGCGAACTCTACGCCTGTCCGATGAACCTCTCGCCGCGCCGCGTCAACGAATACTTCAAAGGAGTATTGCGCTCGCGCGGCCTTGAATCCAAAGTCGAGCCGCATCCGGCGGCGCGCGGCTCGTTCGGCGACAGGCTGATACCGACGGAGAGGCTCGTCGCGCGCCTCGGCCTCCGGGACTACTATCCGGGACACGCCGGCCGGTGTATCGAATACCGGCCGAAAGAGGTCTTCATACCATTCCGGCAGAGCATCGGCAGGGCGGCGGAGGCGGTGGCGGAGAACGGCGCGCGGGTGCGCCGCGGCGACCTTATCGCGAAGGCGGCCGAGGGCCTTTCCTCGAATATCTACGCAAGCATAGACGGGACTGTAACAGATATCGGCGTGCAGGGCGCGCGCATAGTAAGCGGGGTGTAA
- the eutL gene encoding ethanolamine utilization microcompartment protein EutL: MKRDPLKANVLATQIIPNVDPSLAKELGLSPSQRSLALITSDSDDVTYTALDEATKAADVQVVYAKSMYAGAGNATTKYVGEIIGILAGPNPAEVKSGLAAAVDMIENVAHFVSANDDDSVPYYAFCISRTGSYLSKVAGIAEGEALAYLIAPPLEAVYGMDAAMKAADVSMCAFYAPPSETNFGGGLLTGSQSACKAACDAFAAAIEYVAENPKV, from the coding sequence ATGAAAAGAGATCCTTTAAAGGCTAATGTACTTGCAACACAGATAATTCCCAACGTTGACCCCTCTCTCGCCAAAGAGCTGGGGCTGTCGCCCTCTCAGCGTTCGCTGGCGCTCATCACCTCGGACTCCGACGACGTCACCTACACGGCGCTCGACGAGGCGACGAAAGCCGCCGACGTTCAGGTCGTATACGCGAAGAGCATGTACGCCGGGGCCGGCAACGCGACGACGAAGTACGTGGGAGAGATAATCGGCATCCTCGCGGGGCCGAACCCCGCCGAGGTCAAGAGCGGTCTGGCCGCCGCGGTGGATATGATAGAAAATGTGGCGCACTTCGTCTCGGCGAACGACGACGACTCGGTGCCCTACTACGCCTTCTGCATATCGCGCACCGGCTCCTATCTCTCGAAGGTGGCGGGCATCGCCGAGGGAGAGGCGCTCGCCTACCTCATCGCGCCGCCGCTGGAGGCGGTCTACGGCATGGACGCCGCGATGAAAGCCGCCGACGTCAGCATGTGCGCATTCTACGCGCCGCCCTCCGAAACAAACTTTGGCGGCGGCCTGCTCACCGGCTCACAGTCGGCTTGCAAGGCGGCCTGCGACGCCTTCGCGGCGGCGATAGAGTACGTCGCGGAGAACCCGAAAGTATAG
- a CDS encoding BMC domain-containing protein: MNQQALGMIETKGLVPAIEAADAMVKAANVNLIGKVQVGGGLVTVMVRGDVGAVKAATDAGAAAAERVGELLSVHVIPRPAEDVDYLLPTLKTEA, translated from the coding sequence ATGAATCAGCAGGCGCTTGGAATGATAGAGACAAAAGGGCTCGTCCCCGCCATCGAGGCGGCGGATGCGATGGTAAAGGCGGCTAACGTCAACCTCATCGGCAAGGTTCAGGTGGGCGGCGGCCTCGTCACCGTCATGGTGCGCGGGGACGTCGGCGCGGTCAAGGCGGCGACTGACGCCGGCGCGGCGGCGGCGGAGCGCGTCGGAGAGCTTCTCTCCGTGCATGTGATCCCGCGCCCCGCGGAGGACGTGGACTACCTTCTGCCCACACTTAAAACAGAGGCGTAA
- the eutJ gene encoding ethanolamine utilization protein EutJ produces the protein MMDLKRVNACMAKVAASEKRCFKPAGKKLKAGLDLGTAYIVIVVLDENDDPVACEKEGASVLRDGVVVDYQGALAVVRRLKGELERRLGTELGKCAIAMPAGTESSARTHRYIAEGAGFEVTEILDEPTAANSVYKIENGVVVDIGGGTTGLAIFKDGVVEKIYDEPTGGTHLSLVLSGNYRIPFDQAEVIKQDYRKHAEIFPIVRPVIEKMATIVARNIDTDETDTIYLCGGTSCLTGIEEVFEKVTGVHTVKPENPFLVTPTGIAMNCKV, from the coding sequence ATGATGGACCTGAAAAGGGTGAACGCCTGCATGGCGAAGGTGGCGGCCTCCGAAAAGAGATGCTTCAAGCCGGCGGGGAAAAAACTCAAGGCCGGCCTCGATCTCGGTACCGCCTACATTGTCATCGTCGTGCTCGACGAAAACGACGACCCCGTGGCCTGTGAAAAAGAGGGGGCAAGCGTGCTCCGCGACGGCGTCGTCGTCGACTACCAGGGGGCGCTTGCGGTAGTGCGCCGGCTCAAAGGCGAGCTCGAAAGGCGGCTCGGCACCGAGCTCGGCAAGTGCGCGATCGCGATGCCCGCCGGGACCGAAAGCAGCGCCCGCACCCACCGGTACATCGCGGAGGGCGCAGGCTTCGAGGTGACCGAGATACTTGACGAGCCGACGGCGGCGAACTCCGTCTACAAGATAGAAAACGGCGTAGTCGTGGACATCGGCGGCGGTACGACGGGGCTCGCGATATTCAAAGACGGCGTCGTGGAGAAGATCTACGACGAACCGACCGGGGGGACGCACCTCAGCCTCGTCCTTTCGGGCAACTACCGGATACCTTTTGACCAGGCCGAGGTGATAAAGCAGGACTATCGGAAGCACGCGGAGATATTCCCCATCGTGCGCCCCGTGATCGAGAAGATGGCGACGATCGTCGCGCGCAACATAGACACGGACGAGACCGACACGATATACCTCTGCGGCGGAACGAGCTGCCTCACCGGCATCGAGGAGGTCTTTGAAAAGGTTACCGGCGTTCATACGGTGAAACCGGAAAATCCCTTCCTCGTCACCCCGACGGGGATCGCGATGAACTGCAAGGTATAG
- a CDS encoding BMC domain-containing protein has translation MKMGNAIGMIELSSIAEGVNTADVMVKAANVELIHASTVCPGKYVAIVHGEVGAVRASMKAGLGAAGHYVVDDLLIPNIDPQICPAIMMTTEPGEIEAVGVIEYFSVASAIMAADVAVKAANVRLIEIRIGFAIGGKGFVTLTGDVGSVRAAVAAAAKEEALLVSKTVIPKPSRQLVEKLI, from the coding sequence ATGAAGATGGGAAACGCTATCGGAATGATAGAACTATCGAGCATCGCGGAGGGCGTCAACACCGCCGACGTGATGGTGAAGGCGGCGAACGTCGAACTTATCCATGCCTCGACCGTCTGCCCCGGGAAATATGTGGCCATCGTCCACGGCGAGGTCGGCGCGGTGCGCGCCTCGATGAAGGCGGGGCTGGGCGCGGCGGGGCATTACGTCGTCGACGACCTGCTGATACCGAACATCGACCCGCAGATATGCCCGGCGATCATGATGACCACCGAGCCGGGGGAGATCGAGGCCGTGGGCGTCATAGAATACTTCTCCGTAGCCTCGGCGATAATGGCGGCCGACGTCGCGGTGAAAGCGGCTAATGTGAGGCTCATCGAAATACGCATCGGCTTCGCGATCGGCGGCAAAGGCTTCGTCACCCTCACGGGGGACGTCGGCTCGGTGCGCGCCGCCGTCGCCGCGGCTGCGAAAGAGGAGGCGCTGCTGGTTTCAAAGACGGTCATACCGAAGCCGTCGCGCCAGCTCGTAGAGAAACTTATATGA
- a CDS encoding acetaldehyde dehydrogenase (acetylating) has protein sequence MQLRDKDLLSVQEVRELVSAAKEAQAELAGKNQEYVDRLVKSIAGAGVRNAERLGLMACEETGFGIPADKKIKNVFGSRAVYEYIKDLKTVGVIDWDEKKRVRTIAVPLGVIAGIIPSTNPTSTTFYKALISLKAGNAIVFSPHPQAKRCIMESVKVIKQAISEAGGNEDLVGCISMPTMQATESLMRHTDVALILATGGAAMVRAAYSSGNPAIGVGPGNGPSFIERSADLKEAVAQIVASKTFDNGTICASEQSVICTDDYFEEVKAEMERQGCCFLDDGERAKLGKYILRANGTMNPEIVGKSAQVIAKLADITIPAGTRIIVAPEDGVGYGHPYSNEKLAPILAFYRAPDYKQVCEKCEEILCYEGAGHTFSIHSQNEEIIAHFSARIPVSRVIVNGGSTLGGIGATTGLVPALTLGCGAEGGSSTSDNVGPLNLINKRLVAYPLKTTAEVRASMPPCPDGICESGIDEAARFDNVDVNAVVAEILKRLRA, from the coding sequence ATGCAGCTGCGTGACAAAGACCTTCTGTCCGTTCAAGAGGTGCGCGAACTGGTGAGCGCGGCGAAAGAGGCGCAGGCGGAACTTGCGGGCAAGAACCAGGAATACGTCGACCGGCTTGTGAAGTCGATCGCCGGCGCGGGCGTGAGAAACGCCGAACGCCTGGGACTCATGGCCTGCGAAGAGACCGGCTTCGGCATCCCCGCGGACAAAAAAATAAAGAATGTATTCGGAAGCCGCGCGGTCTATGAATATATCAAAGACCTGAAGACCGTCGGCGTAATAGACTGGGATGAAAAGAAACGGGTGCGCACGATCGCCGTCCCGCTCGGCGTCATCGCCGGGATCATCCCCTCGACGAACCCGACCTCGACGACCTTCTACAAGGCGCTCATCTCGCTGAAGGCGGGAAACGCCATCGTCTTCTCGCCGCACCCGCAGGCGAAGCGCTGCATCATGGAATCCGTCAAGGTGATAAAACAGGCGATCAGCGAGGCGGGCGGCAACGAAGACCTTGTCGGCTGCATCTCCATGCCGACGATGCAGGCGACCGAGTCGCTGATGCGCCACACGGACGTCGCGCTCATCCTGGCGACGGGCGGCGCGGCGATGGTGCGCGCGGCCTACTCCTCGGGAAATCCGGCGATCGGCGTCGGTCCCGGAAACGGGCCCTCCTTCATCGAGCGCTCCGCCGACCTCAAAGAGGCGGTGGCGCAGATAGTCGCCTCCAAGACCTTCGACAACGGCACGATCTGCGCCTCGGAACAGTCCGTGATCTGCACGGACGACTACTTTGAGGAGGTCAAGGCCGAGATGGAGCGGCAGGGCTGCTGCTTCCTCGACGACGGCGAACGGGCGAAGCTCGGCAAGTACATCCTCCGCGCGAACGGAACGATGAACCCCGAGATCGTCGGCAAAAGTGCGCAGGTCATCGCGAAACTCGCGGATATCACGATCCCCGCCGGCACCAGGATAATCGTAGCGCCGGAGGACGGCGTCGGCTACGGCCACCCATACTCGAACGAGAAACTCGCGCCGATACTGGCCTTCTACCGCGCGCCCGATTATAAGCAGGTCTGCGAAAAATGCGAAGAGATCCTTTGCTACGAGGGGGCGGGGCATACCTTCTCCATCCATTCGCAGAACGAGGAGATCATCGCCCACTTCTCGGCGCGCATCCCCGTTTCGCGCGTCATCGTCAACGGGGGAAGCACGCTGGGAGGGATAGGCGCGACGACGGGACTGGTGCCCGCGCTGACGCTCGGCTGCGGCGCGGAGGGCGGCAGCTCCACCTCCGACAACGTCGGGCCGCTCAACCTCATCAACAAGCGCCTCGTCGCCTATCCGCTGAAAACGACGGCGGAGGTGAGGGCCTCGATGCCGCCGTGTCCCGACGGCATCTGCGAAAGCGGCATCGACGAGGCGGCGCGGTTTGACAACGTGGACGTGAACGCGGTCGTGGCGGAAATACTGAAAAGATTAAGAGCCTAG
- a CDS encoding EutN/CcmL family microcompartment protein — protein MKVARVIGNIWATRKEQKLSGFTLLILQRIDITTGQDDGAPIVAVDLIGAGCGEMVIFVGGSSARSAAGDMSVPVDATVVAIVDNFELPGCKRE, from the coding sequence ATGAAGGTCGCAAGAGTGATCGGCAATATATGGGCTACGCGCAAAGAACAGAAGCTCTCCGGCTTCACGCTCTTGATCCTTCAGCGCATAGATATAACGACGGGTCAGGACGACGGGGCGCCGATAGTCGCGGTCGACCTGATCGGCGCGGGCTGCGGCGAGATGGTGATATTTGTCGGAGGAAGCTCGGCGCGCAGCGCCGCGGGCGACATGTCAGTCCCCGTGGACGCCACGGTGGTGGCGATAGTTGACAACTTTGAACTGCCCGGCTGCAAGAGGGAGTGA
- the eutM gene encoding ethanolamine utilization microcompartment protein EutM: MADQQALGMIETKGLVPAIEASDAMVKAANVKLIGKVQVGGGLVTVMVRGDVGAVKAATDAGAAAAERVGELLSVHVIPRPAADVDYLLPTLK, encoded by the coding sequence ATGGCAGACCAGCAGGCGCTTGGAATGATAGAGACAAAGGGGCTCGTCCCCGCGATAGAGGCCTCCGACGCGATGGTGAAGGCGGCCAACGTGAAACTTATCGGCAAGGTGCAGGTGGGCGGCGGCCTTGTGACCGTCATGGTACGCGGAGACGTCGGCGCGGTCAAGGCGGCGACTGACGCCGGCGCGGCGGCGGCCGAGCGTGTCGGCGAGCTGCTTTCCGTTCATGTGATCCCGCGTCCCGCGGCGGATGTCGACTACCTTCTGCCGACCTTGAAGTAA
- a CDS encoding BMC domain-containing protein: MKALGLMEFLGYLPAVDGLDVALKAAGVRLQSCRRDGGGLVSLLITGEVAAVKASLSAVRAASGKALLSSSVIARPADQLAAMLEGMSPSPLRAPGAEKREAGADKSEKKSLLPAALPPEREEEAAPSKEPEKELKREESFVDKELGAMTLRELRALARRLGLSMGEEKIRTSNRKTLIAAIEREQGR; encoded by the coding sequence ATGAAAGCGTTGGGGCTGATGGAATTTCTCGGATACCTGCCCGCGGTAGACGGGTTGGACGTCGCGCTGAAAGCGGCCGGCGTCCGGCTTCAGAGCTGCCGCCGCGACGGAGGCGGCCTCGTCTCGCTCCTGATAACGGGCGAGGTGGCCGCGGTCAAGGCGTCGCTCTCCGCGGTGCGGGCGGCGTCCGGAAAGGCGCTGCTCTCATCGTCAGTGATAGCGCGCCCCGCGGATCAGCTTGCCGCGATGCTCGAGGGGATGTCTCCCTCTCCTCTGAGAGCTCCCGGGGCCGAAAAGAGGGAAGCGGGCGCGGATAAGTCCGAAAAAAAGTCACTCCTGCCGGCGGCGCTTCCGCCGGAACGTGAAGAAGAGGCGGCTCCATCAAAAGAGCCGGAAAAGGAGCTGAAGCGCGAAGAAAGCTTCGTCGATAAGGAACTCGGCGCAATGACGCTCAGAGAGCTCCGCGCGCTGGCGCGCCGGCTGGGGCTCTCCATGGGCGAGGAAAAGATACGGACCTCCAACAGGAAGACCCTCATTGCGGCGATAGAAAGGGAACAGGGGAGATAA
- a CDS encoding ethanolamine ammonia-lyase subunit EutB: MKLKTKLLGHTYEFKSLREVMAKANEEKSGDKLAGIAAENAEERVAAKVVLSEVTLAELRNTPAVPYEQDEVTRIIQDDISERIYDEHKNMTVSEFREWLLDEETTTAMIRRASRGLTSEMVSAVCKLMGNLDLIYAAKKIPVTAHCNTTIGLPGTFSSRLQPNNTTDDPKGIIASVMEGFSLGCGDAVLGLNPVDDSVESVARILKMFDEFKNKWEVPTQICVLAHVTTQTEAVRKFNAPIDLMFQSIAGSQKGNEAFGLTAAMLEEGREMMLRHGTSTGPNVMYFETGQGSELSSDAHNGWDQLTMEARCYGFARHYHPFLVNTVVGFIGPEYLYDSKQVTRAGLEDHFMGKLSGIPMGCDACYTNHMKADQNDIENLAALLVAAGCNYIMGVPQGDDCMLMYQCTGYHEAQTLREIFGLRPIKPFEKWLEKMGFLKDGRLTPLAGDASAFAGR, translated from the coding sequence ATGAAGCTCAAGACAAAACTTTTGGGCCATACCTATGAATTTAAGTCACTGCGCGAGGTAATGGCCAAAGCGAACGAGGAGAAGTCGGGCGACAAACTTGCCGGGATCGCCGCGGAAAACGCGGAGGAACGGGTCGCCGCGAAGGTCGTCCTTTCCGAAGTGACGCTCGCGGAGCTGCGCAACACCCCCGCCGTGCCCTATGAGCAGGACGAGGTTACGCGCATCATCCAGGACGACATCAGCGAAAGGATCTATGACGAACATAAGAATATGACGGTCAGCGAATTCCGCGAATGGCTTCTGGACGAGGAGACGACGACGGCGATGATCCGCCGCGCTTCGCGCGGGCTGACGTCGGAGATGGTCTCCGCCGTCTGCAAGCTGATGGGCAACCTTGATCTCATCTACGCGGCGAAGAAGATCCCCGTCACGGCCCACTGCAACACGACGATCGGCCTGCCGGGGACCTTCTCGTCGCGCCTTCAGCCCAACAACACGACCGATGATCCCAAGGGCATCATCGCCTCGGTGATGGAGGGTTTCAGCCTCGGCTGCGGCGACGCGGTGCTCGGGCTCAACCCTGTTGACGACAGCGTTGAGTCGGTGGCGCGCATCCTGAAGATGTTCGACGAGTTCAAGAACAAGTGGGAAGTCCCGACGCAGATCTGCGTTCTGGCGCACGTTACGACGCAGACGGAGGCGGTGCGCAAGTTCAACGCGCCGATAGACCTCATGTTCCAGTCGATCGCCGGCTCCCAGAAGGGCAACGAGGCCTTCGGGCTCACCGCCGCGATGCTTGAGGAGGGGCGTGAAATGATGCTCCGCCACGGCACCTCGACGGGGCCGAATGTAATGTATTTCGAGACGGGGCAGGGCTCCGAGCTCTCCTCCGACGCGCATAACGGCTGGGACCAGCTGACGATGGAGGCGCGCTGCTACGGCTTCGCCCGCCATTACCACCCGTTCCTGGTCAACACCGTCGTCGGCTTCATCGGGCCGGAATATCTCTATGACTCGAAGCAGGTGACGCGCGCGGGGCTGGAGGACCATTTCATGGGCAAGCTGTCCGGGATACCGATGGGCTGCGACGCCTGCTATACAAACCATATGAAGGCCGATCAGAACGACATCGAGAACCTCGCGGCGCTGCTCGTGGCGGCCGGCTGCAACTACATCATGGGCGTCCCCCAGGGCGACGACTGCATGCTCATGTACCAGTGCACGGGCTATCACGAGGCCCAGACGCTGCGCGAGATATTCGGCCTGCGCCCGATCAAGCCCTTCGAGAAGTGGCTCGAGAAGATGGGCTTCCTCAAAGACGGCCGCCTCACGCCGCTGGCGGGAGACGCCTCGGCATTCGCGGGCAGATAG
- a CDS encoding ATP-binding protein: protein MRVITEAMLRDELKRSEIAEYRVPAGMMLSPAAREYLQQRKIKIGRESASERPQAAAPAEKKPETALPPQAKYRDYETGALYLEKPEYMTQIEGDMLVVKNHPRIAFRGKLDSLQALIVLDQAILSEKAGYGKVIADLDDILGVLREIMRCDALNEPLRVEKIIGFTSAELRERSHAPMKFFHVKYMRLPDYKMGVAYALLNQLRAAVREAEVTAVNAFKNGTNYERQDILEIFNRLSSAVHIMMCLYLQENNI from the coding sequence TTGAGAGTTATTACAGAGGCGATGCTGCGCGACGAACTCAAAAGAAGCGAAATCGCTGAATATCGCGTGCCGGCGGGCATGATGCTCTCGCCCGCGGCGCGCGAGTATCTGCAGCAGCGGAAGATAAAGATAGGCAGGGAGTCCGCCTCCGAGCGCCCGCAGGCGGCGGCTCCCGCCGAAAAAAAGCCTGAGACGGCGCTCCCGCCGCAGGCGAAATACAGGGATTACGAGACGGGCGCGCTCTATCTTGAAAAACCGGAGTACATGACTCAGATCGAGGGAGACATGCTGGTGGTGAAAAACCATCCGCGGATAGCCTTTCGCGGCAAGCTGGACAGCCTCCAGGCGCTCATCGTGCTCGACCAGGCGATCTTGAGCGAAAAGGCGGGCTACGGCAAAGTGATCGCGGACCTTGACGACATCCTCGGCGTGCTGCGCGAGATAATGCGCTGCGACGCCCTGAACGAGCCGCTGCGTGTGGAGAAGATAATCGGCTTCACATCCGCAGAACTGCGCGAGCGTTCGCACGCGCCGATGAAATTCTTCCATGTGAAATACATGCGTCTGCCCGATTACAAGATGGGTGTCGCATACGCCCTGCTGAACCAACTGCGCGCGGCGGTGCGCGAAGCGGAGGTGACGGCGGTGAACGCCTTTAAGAACGGTACGAACTATGAGCGGCAGGATATCCTCGAAATATTCAACCGCCTCTCGAGCGCCGTACACATCATGATGTGCCTCTATTTGCAGGAGAACAACATATGA
- the pduL gene encoding phosphate propanoyltransferase produces MSGAMNGITAEIVNRVLEAIAEAGLVEVEVSARHVHLSEKDWEILFGSAQKDLTPKRPLSQPGQYLSEERVSLITPKGRMDRVAVLGPFRGQTQVELSKSDCVSLGIDAPIRESGHIDGSGRITIEGPKGAVTIPQGVIIAKRHVHVPEAAARHLGFKNGEIVSVQLFTDRPVILQDVVLRVSDKFSYRMHIDFDEANAADVRGFTLGQILKQGPVK; encoded by the coding sequence ATGAGCGGCGCGATGAACGGAATAACGGCGGAGATCGTGAACCGCGTGCTTGAAGCGATCGCGGAGGCCGGGCTCGTCGAGGTCGAGGTCTCGGCGCGCCATGTGCACCTCTCGGAAAAAGACTGGGAGATACTTTTCGGCTCCGCCCAAAAAGACCTGACGCCCAAGCGCCCCCTGTCCCAGCCCGGGCAATACCTCTCGGAAGAGCGCGTCAGCCTCATCACTCCGAAGGGCAGGATGGACAGGGTCGCGGTACTCGGCCCCTTCCGGGGCCAGACGCAGGTCGAACTTTCAAAGAGCGACTGCGTCTCCCTCGGCATCGACGCGCCGATAAGGGAGTCTGGGCATATCGACGGCAGCGGCCGCATCACGATAGAGGGGCCCAAGGGAGCGGTGACGATCCCCCAGGGCGTGATCATCGCGAAGCGCCACGTGCATGTGCCGGAGGCCGCCGCGCGGCACCTCGGCTTCAAAAACGGCGAGATCGTCAGCGTGCAGCTCTTCACCGACAGGCCGGTAATATTGCAGGACGTCGTGCTGCGCGTAAGCGATAAATTCAGCTACCGTATGCACATAGACTTTGACGAGGCGAACGCCGCGGACGTGCGCGGCTTCACGCTGGGACAGATATTGAAACAGGGGCCCGTCAAATGA